The genomic stretch CCGCAACTTTACCGATGTGGTGGCATCCATTGTTCACACCCCCATTGACGAGGACGAGTTCATGGCCCGGAAAAACGCCACGCTGGCAGACAGCGATCAGATCAAGGACCAGGTATTCAGCGAACTGCAATCGCTGATAGAAGAATCGGAAAAACTGCTGAACGACAGTGCCGCCCTGGTCGGCGAAGAAGCAGAGACACTGCGCGCCCAGGTAAGCCTGAAGCTGCGCCAGGCACGCCAGGCGGCCAGCAACGTGCGCAGCAAGGCGCAACCGGTGGTGGACGCCACTCAGGACTACATCGGCGGCCACCCCTGGCAGACCGTCGCCATTTCCGCCGGCCTCGGGCTGGTGGTGGGCCTGCTACTGGGCCGGCGCAATTAAAGCCTGCGCCGCCTGGTGCACATCAGGCGGCCAAAGCCTGCGGGATGCCGCTGTGGAAGCGCAGCTCCTGGTCTGGTGACTGGATCAGCTCCATTTCCGCAGCGCGTACCAGCTCGACGCGGCGGGCGATGTCCGCCTCATCACCGTAGTTGTGCGCCAGTTTCAGATAACCCTGGTAGTGGCGCGCCTCGCTTTTCAGCAGCCCGTGGTAGAAGCGGCTCAGCTCCTCATCCAGATGCGGCACCAGCGCGGCAAAACGTTCGCAACTGCGCGCCTCGATGAACGCCCCCACCACCAGCGTATCCACCAGCTTGACCGGCTCGTGGGCGCGCACCAGCCGGCGCAACCCCGACGCATAACGCCCCGCCGACACCGGGCGCAACGGCACACCGCGACGCTTCATGAGGCGTAACACCTGTTCGTGATGCACCAGCTCCTCGCGGGCCAGGCGCGACATCATGTTGATCAGATCAAGGTGAGTGTTGTACTTGGCTATCAGGCTCAGGGCCGTGCTGGCGGCCTTGAACTCGCAGTTCTTGTGGTCGATCAGCAGGGT from Pseudomonas putida encodes the following:
- a CDS encoding DUF883 family protein; amino-acid sequence: MARKNATLADSDQIKDQVFSELQSLIEESEKLLNDSAALVGEEAETLRAQVSLKLRQARQAASNVRSKAQPVVDATQDYIGGHPWQTVAISAGLGLVVGLLLGRRN
- a CDS encoding tRNA-(ms[2]io[6]A)-hydroxylase, whose translation is MSLIPEIDAFLGCPTPDAWIEAALADQETLLIDHKNCEFKAASTALSLIAKYNTHLDLINMMSRLAREELVHHEQVLRLMKRRGVPLRPVSAGRYASGLRRLVRAHEPVKLVDTLVVGAFIEARSCERFAALVPHLDEELSRFYHGLLKSEARHYQGYLKLAHNYGDEADIARRVELVRAAEMELIQSPDQELRFHSGIPQALAA